A DNA window from Hoplias malabaricus isolate fHopMal1 chromosome 5, fHopMal1.hap1, whole genome shotgun sequence contains the following coding sequences:
- the prdm2b gene encoding PR domain zinc finger protein 2 — protein sequence MALTGGVCETLDDIPAHIWKGLPESMSLCPSAVNTNRIGVWASRLIPKGKRFGPFVGERKKRSQVPSNVYMWEVYFPTWGWMCVDATDPMKGNWLRYVNWARSSEEQNLFPLEINRVIYYKVLRPIAAGEELLVWYNGEESAEIAAALEEERSSSLAKKQSPRAKRARKKLLEKARQAGLGRLSEDKLSSASNPTIAEMRDSEEGTNKEPERTPASSELDKETAASRTSSTQTKDSSPSQVLVHMEQKEGEEDDQGEMEQLLLQKSPEHPAETESVDKKEQPDPQLSPGNPVKESSVSPLREAECASSVVSPELEADGEPDFEDDAQGGNGNHQCQHCERHFSTKQGLERHTHIHTIANHQTHTFKCKYCTKPFGSQVGRRRHERRHENGSKNLKRPSSLAGTAFPLSPSRLNDSPTSDGVTSPSPTIMSSQNGAPQAGSDATNKDATVEPEQILIVDENGESKELHPCKYCNKAFGTHTNMRRHQRRIHERHLMPKGVRRKGILLQDMPSQQQDQDPNTALQKASPNASPPTIYVPSLDTEDEGEREEGMVDISRNISENLSLYIDGKILSTNTVSSCEVIEVDSSTAALFGLDAVILNPNQINQALKVENRPCPVKELSVTAQLVPKRRTSTPPILPTVKVESETMSSTASSSSASSQSPLLIGNVFPQSTETLAFQKEKTIYLSPKLKQLLQNQDNQKPASTVTSDTRRLATPLSVPSLPAAQGRFKRRTASPPTPVQSSSTLSPEGTNIETGDSCTLKLPKVESHGMAQSWNASSKDQTDSPTSSGTDWPAPISGGNSCNQQPLDLSSAVCKKDGSLIKSPGESVLDLSMHHKGVAHPETKTSMHLPLHVKRKKPNTSMLEKVLMNEYAGMSSAGEEGSTGLGSPEENSSPSSTTGVSPASPCSNLENPQCESSPPSLTPVTMNPSSPSSSSLASSTPPPPVLPTVPSPPPLTQSPDSSFPKLSPKPIDHPLEEMSVSCNLTETSHDTVNQDVKDLDQTAKRLGPMNDALPQSPQDTKRNYEADFFSESETILTGSTPDSKLNLLANANNAISSCERSSDSEASQSNSFDGAFPQTEDCQKPQSTHTPIYIGPNMESQCSSPRIVIDPHSSHMPLDDDNIVTDEHVTVQMLAEFEANTDLVSSYTLPRAVEKCDAETSEQETFTKSFVCNVCEEPFHSIKELSSHIIQHAVEWPFKCEFCVQLFGNAAALLEHRSSLHGVGRIYVCSVCSKEFAYLCNLQQHQNDLHPGQSCDHTSVENGKLRPQNYTDPAQADMENNSLHATPDTNVDTAAQDSSGVCMGNDIKKEGDLDGQEDPTEELYTTIKIMASEAGKPKCPDVRLGINQHYPSFKPPPFPYHNRTPAGSVASATNFTTHNIPQTFSTAIRCTKCGNSFDNMPELHKHILACANASDKRRYTPKKNPIPLRQIIKQPLNGVNISTAAAATGGQNAFSRMGQPKRLNFNQEIPTKMKMTALNKKKNQLVQKAILQKNKTAAAAAAAAASVKKASAQVKEEDQPLNVCPYCCREFTYPASLSKHTLGSCPKKPAPKKKKSELMPQDKNINLRSRATDSEIKQEADSGTAGRPLGKTRARSSEPLESESASKGKTWMSQVRAKRPASNTSNTNSTEPKSKKGRKSIMQPQLPAATSSSSAVTNDPVARPDKKAKLGSKDKAPKKEAESKVPLQTKKEERFSKRMCKRVGGPVTRSLQMANAEVKNEEHSNSESGNGE from the exons GTATACTTCCCAACTTGGGGATGGATGTGTGTAGACGCCACTGACCCCATGAAGGGAAATTGGCTGCGCTATGTGAACTGGGCACGCTCGTCTGAAGAACAGAATCTGTTTCCCTTGGAAATCAACAGGGTGATTTACTACAAAGTATTGAGG CCAATCGCAGCCGGAGAAGAACTGCTGGTTTGGTACAATGGGGAAGAAAGCGCAGAGATAGCCGCCGCACTGGAGGAAGAAAGGAGCAGCAGCTTGGCGAAAAAACAATCCCCGCGAGCCAAACGAG CAAGAAAGAAGCTGTTGGAAAAAGCCCGGCAGGCTGGTTTGGGAAGATTATCTGAGGACAAGCTGTCGAGTGCATCTAACCCTACAATTGCTGAGATGCGCGACTCAGAGGAAG GAACAAATAAAGAACCAGAGAGAACCCCTGCATCTTCAGAACTGGACAAGGAGACTGCTGCTTCTCGTACTTCCTCAACTCAGACCAAGGACTCTTCACCATCTCAGGTTCTTGTGCATATGGAACAAAAGGAGGGGGAAGAAGATGATCAGGGAGAAATGGAGCAGCTTCTGCTACAGAAAAGCCCAGAGCACCCTGCTGAGACAGAATCGGTGGACAAGAAAGAACAGCCTGACCCACAGTTAAGTCCTGGCAACCCCGTCAAAGAAAGCTCTGTGAGTCCATTGCGTGAAGCTGAGTGTGCGTCTTCTGTAGTCTCTCCTGAATTAGAGGCAGACGGGGAACCTGACTTTGAGGACGATGCACAAGGTGGAAATGGAAACCACCAGTGCCAGCACTGTGAACGCCATTTTTCCACCAAACAAGGTTTGGAGCGccacactcacattcatacaATCGCAAACCACCAGACACACACCTTCAAATGCAAATACTGCACCAAGCCATTTGGCTCTCAAGTAGGCAGGCGCAGACATGAAAGACGGCATGAGAATGGGAGTAAAAACTTGAAAAGGCCGAGTTCTCTTGCAGGAACAGCTTTTCCGCTCAGTCCCTCTAGGCTTAATGACTCTCCTACCTCTGATGGTGTGACATCTCCAAGCCCCACCATTATGAGCTCTCAGAATGGTGCACCTCAGGCAGGCTCAGATGCTACAAATAAAGATGCTACAGTGGAGCCTGAACAGATATTGATTGTGGATGAAAATGGGGAATCAAAAGAACTACACCCTTGCAAATATTGCAACAAGGCCTTTGGCACTCACACCAACATGCGCAGACACCAGCGCAGGATTCATGAACGCCATCTAATGCCAAAAGGTGTTAGAAGGAAAGGAATTCTCCTACAAGACATGCCATCTCAACAACAAGATCAAGATCCAAACACAGCACTCCAGAAAGCATCTCCAAATGCCAGTCCACCAACTATTTATGTACCCAGCCTGGACACAGAAGATGAGGGAGAACGAGAGGAAGGCATGGTGGACATCTCCAGAAACATTTCGGAAAACCTTAGTCTTTACATAGACGGAAAGATTCTGTCCACAAATACTGTCAGCAGCTGTGAAGTAATAGAGGTTGATTCAAGTACTGCTGCACTGTTTGGTCTCGATGCGGTCATCTTGAATCCCAACCAGATAAATCAGGCACTTAAAGTTGAAAATCGACCTTGCCCTGTAAAAGAGCTTTCGGTTACTGCTCAGTTGGTTCCTAAAAGGAGAACCTCTACACCACCAATTCTTCCCACTGTGAAAGTGGAATCTGAAACCATGTCATCTACTGCCTCTTCGTCTTCTGCTTCTTCTCAGTCACCCTTATTGATTGGCAACGTCTTTCCACAGTCCACAGAGACGCTGGCCTTTCAAAAGGAGAAAACCATATACCTCTCCCCAAAATTGAAACAACTTCTTCAGAACCAGGACAATCAGAAACCAGCTTCTACTGTAACTTCAGATACCCGTAGATTGGCTACtccactttctgtaccctcctTGCCTGCTGCTCAGGGGAGATTCAAAAGAAGAACTGCTTCCCCTCCAACCCCTGTGCAAAGCAGCTCTACATTGAGCCCTGAAGGCACAAACATTGAAACTGGGGACTCCTGTACTCTTAAGTTGCCAAAGGTTGAAAGCCATGGTATGGCCCAGTCCTGGAATGCATCCAGCAAAGATCAGACCGACTCCCCAACTTCATCTGGAACGGACTGGCCAGCTCCAATAAGTGGGGGCAACTCTTGCAATCAGCAGCCTCTTGATCTTTCCAGTGCTGTTTGCAAAAAAGACGGCAGCTTAATTAAAAGTCCTGGTGAGTCTGTGCTGGATTTAAGCATGCACCATAAGGGTGTGGCTCATCCTGAGACAAAAACAAGTATGCATTTGCCGCTACATGTTAAGAGAAAGAAGCCCAATACTAGCATGTTAGAAAAGGTTCTGATGAATGAGTATGCTGGCATGAGCTCAGCTGGAGAAGAAGGATCTACTGGTCTTGGAAGCCCTGAAGAAAATTCATCTCCAAGCAGCACCACAGGTGTATCTCCTGCTAGTCCTTGCTCTAATTTAGAAAACCCTCAATGTGAATCATCTCCTCCTTCTTTGACCCCTGTAACTATGAACCCTTCTTCTCCATCATCCTCCAGCCTGGCGTCCTCTACACCTCCACCCCCTGTTCTGCCCACTGTCCCTTCGCCCCCACCTCTTACACAATCTCCAGACTCTTCTTTTCCTAAATTATCTCCCAAACCCATTGACCACCCACTAGAGGAAATGTCAGTGTCTTGTAATCTAACAGAAACAAGCCATGATACAGTAAATCAGGACGTTAAAGACTTGGACCAAACAGCTAAGCGGTTAGGCCCTATGAATGATGCACTGCCTCAAAGTCCTCAGGACACAAAAAGAAATTATGAAGCAGATTTCTTTTCAGAATCTGAAACAATACTGACAGGCTCAACCCCTGATTCGAAACTTAATTTGCTAGCAAATGCAAACAATGCCATTTCTTCCTGTGAAAGGAGTAGTGACTCAGAAGCCAGTCAAAGTAATTCCTTTGATGGAGCTTTCCCTCAAACAGAGGACTGTCAAAAAccacaatccacacacactcccatATACATAGGCCCTAATATGGAATCCCAATGTTCTTCTCCCAGAATAGTGATAGACCCTCATTCTTCTCACATGCCACTAGATGATGATAACATAGTCACTGATGAACATGTAACAGTTCAAATGTTGGCTGAATTTGAAGCAAATACAGATCTGGTTTCCTCATATACTTTACCTAGAGCAGTGGAAAAGTGTGATGCAGAGACGTCAGAGCAAGAGACATTTACAAAGAGCTTTGTCTGTAATGTTTGCGAGGAGCCTTTCCACTCAATTAAAGAACTTAGCAGCCATATCATACAGCATGCGGTAGAATGGCCTTTCAAATGCGAGTTTTGTGTGCAGTTATTTGGAAATGCTGCAGCCCTGTTGGAACATCGATCTTCTCTACATGGAGTTGGGAGAATTTACGTTTGCTCTGTCTGTTCCAAGGAGTTTGCTTACCTCTGCAACCTCCAGCAGCACCAGAATGACCTGCATCCTGGCCAGAGCTGTGATCACACCTCGGTTGAGAATGGCAAGCTCAGGCCCCAGAATTATACAGATCCTGCTCAGGCAGATATGGAGAACAATTCCTTACATGCAACCCCTGACACAAATGTAGATACTGCTGCTCAGGATTCTTCTGGGGTATGTATGGGTAATGACATTAAAAAAGAAGGAGATCTAGATGGACAAGAGGACCCCACAGAAGAGCTGTACACTACAATAAAGATCATGGCATCCGAGGCTGGAAAGCCCAAATGCCCAGATGTGCGCCTTGGCATTAATCAACACTACCCCAGCTTTAAGCCTCCGCCATTTCCCTACCACAACCGAACACCTGCTGGCTCTGTAGCATCCGCAACTAACTTCACAACCCACAACATCCCCCAGACTTTCAGCACAGCAATCAGGTGCACTAAATGTGGCAACAGTTTTGACAACATGCCGGAactccacaaacacattttAGCTTGTGCCAATGCTAGTGATAAGAGGCGCTACACTCCCAAGAAGAACCCCATTCCGTTAAGGCAGATAATAAAGCAGCCTCTGAATGGTGTCAACATTTCAACCGCAGCAGCAGCCACTGGAGGGCAGAATGCCTTTAGCAGAATGGGTCAACCCAAAAGGCTAAACTTCAACCAGGAGATACCCACCAAAATGAAGATGACTGCCCTAAACAAGAAGAAAAACCAGCTTGTTCAGAAGGCAATACTGCAGAAGAACAAGACTGCTGCAGCTgcggctgctgctgctgcttctgtAAAGAAAGCTTCTGCTCAAGTCAAGGAGGAAGATCAACCCCTCAATGTGTGCCCTTATTGTTGTCGGGAATTTACATATCCTGCCAGCCTCTCGAAACATACTTTAGGCAGTTGTCCTAAAAAACCAGCTcctaagaaaaagaaaagtgagTTGATGCCTCAAGACAAAAACATCAACCTTCGGAGTAGAGCCACAGACTCTGAAATCAAACAAGAAGCCGACTCCGGTACAGCAGGGCGTCCTTTGGGAAAAACTCGTGCCCGGAGCTCAGAGCCATTAGAAAGTGAATCAGCTAGCAAAGGCAAAACATGGATGTCTCAGGTACGTGCCAAAAGGCCTGCCTCCAACACCTCGAACACAAACAGCACAGAACCCAAAAGCAAGAAGGGCAGAAAGAGTATCATGCAACCTCAGCTTCCAGCCGCCACCTCCTCTTCATCGGCCGTTACAAACGACCCTGTGGCACGTCCTGATAAAAAAGCCAAACTTGGCAGTAAAGACAAGGCCCCTAAGAAGGAGGCAGAGTCCAAAGTGCCGCTTCAGACCAAGAAAGAGGAGCGCTTCTCCAAGAGGATGTGCAAAAGAGTGGGTGGTCCTGTTACACGCAGTCTGCAGATGGCTAATGCTGAGGTGAAAAACGAAGAGCATTCGAATAGTGAATCTGGAAATGGGGAATAA